From one Pseudanabaena sp. FACHB-2040 genomic stretch:
- a CDS encoding alpha/beta hydrolase: protein MNSNSQRRFGQWFPFKATLAGLTMIWGLGGAAPGEAAETLMLRVGPLSQSVHLNDLEHFSDTGEVPAALKLYRPLLTPQLAEALQSRISLDPAISTLVLEEVLRSSSGKQIVQTLENISPSLAPAELQAALNEAALDPDGLSILSVLRAMPEKTVEVNFSALATLASQFNLTRFENASLGRVLEHELPGADAVDAQLALPVDPSNPGPVAVELWELNLRDRNRQRNIPVDLYWSRDTQGPLVVLSHGFGADRRFFAYLAHHLASYGLTVASVEHPGSNVAALISSPLSSSSQETNRILPATEFLDRPEDISFVLDRLASLNESSFSLRGRLNTENVAFIGHSLGGYTGLALAGATLDTRDLQQFCENILPSGLSPADWLQCAALDLPVQTADLSDPRITQLIVMNPLTGQLFGESGFSQIQIPTLVLASSHDGVTPIASQQLLPFEQLAGPKHLVTVIGGTHLSVGDPQNLNPELSSFPFMPELPGEATARLREFLQGVSLSFILQQTDDADQYAAFLTPAYAQAYSTPDLPLRISQELPTSVQRWLKLALRPHQSQGALAYMPSLVHLEAIDIQHRFRALQQQMVAYLRTSPPSLTVVYLPSSLFRSPLHAFIPK, encoded by the coding sequence GTGAATTCCAATTCCCAACGTCGATTTGGTCAATGGTTCCCCTTCAAAGCCACCTTGGCTGGGCTAACGATGATCTGGGGTTTGGGGGGTGCAGCACCCGGGGAAGCCGCTGAGACCCTGATGCTGCGCGTTGGTCCCCTATCCCAAAGCGTTCACCTCAACGACTTAGAACACTTCTCCGACACGGGTGAAGTGCCTGCAGCTTTAAAGCTGTATCGGCCTCTGCTAACGCCTCAGCTGGCAGAGGCCTTGCAAAGCCGCATATCTCTCGATCCTGCCATTAGTACCCTGGTGTTGGAGGAAGTCCTGCGGTCCTCTAGCGGCAAGCAAATTGTTCAAACTTTAGAAAACATTTCTCCTAGTTTGGCCCCGGCCGAGCTGCAGGCAGCGCTAAACGAAGCTGCCCTCGACCCAGATGGGCTTAGCATTCTGAGCGTTCTGCGAGCGATGCCGGAGAAGACTGTAGAAGTCAATTTCTCTGCTCTCGCCACGCTGGCCTCTCAATTTAATCTGACCCGCTTTGAAAATGCTTCCCTAGGACGGGTGCTAGAGCATGAACTGCCTGGGGCCGATGCTGTAGATGCGCAGCTAGCCCTGCCGGTGGATCCCTCCAACCCTGGCCCAGTAGCCGTAGAACTTTGGGAACTTAATCTGCGCGATCGCAACCGTCAGCGCAATATCCCTGTCGATCTGTACTGGAGCCGCGATACCCAAGGTCCGCTGGTCGTTCTCTCCCACGGGTTTGGTGCAGACCGGCGTTTTTTCGCCTACCTTGCCCATCATTTAGCTTCCTATGGCCTGACCGTCGCTTCTGTTGAGCATCCTGGCAGCAACGTAGCAGCGCTGATTTCCAGCCCCCTCTCCTCAAGCAGTCAAGAGACCAACCGCATTCTGCCAGCTACAGAGTTTTTAGATCGGCCTGAGGACATCAGCTTCGTTTTGGATCGGCTGGCCAGTCTAAATGAAAGCTCCTTCAGCTTACGGGGTCGCCTAAACACGGAAAACGTAGCGTTTATCGGCCACTCGCTGGGTGGCTATACCGGGTTGGCCCTAGCCGGAGCCACCCTAGACACCCGAGATTTGCAGCAGTTCTGTGAGAACATTTTGCCCTCGGGTCTATCACCCGCTGACTGGCTGCAGTGCGCCGCGCTAGATCTGCCCGTCCAGACCGCCGACCTCAGCGATCCGCGCATTACCCAGCTCATCGTTATGAACCCGCTTACGGGGCAGCTGTTTGGAGAATCGGGGTTCAGCCAAATTCAGATCCCAACGCTAGTGCTGGCCAGCAGCCATGATGGCGTCACGCCCATTGCCAGCCAGCAGCTGCTGCCCTTTGAGCAACTAGCAGGCCCCAAGCATTTGGTTACTGTAATCGGGGGCACCCACCTGAGTGTCGGTGATCCCCAAAACCTAAATCCGGAACTCAGTAGTTTTCCTTTCATGCCCGAGTTGCCCGGTGAGGCCACAGCCCGCCTCAGAGAATTTCTTCAAGGGGTCAGTCTCAGCTTCATTCTGCAGCAAACTGATGATGCCGACCAATATGCGGCTTTTCTCACCCCAGCCTATGCCCAGGCATACTCCACACCAGATCTGCCCTTGCGCATCAGCCAGGAGTTGCCCACCAGCGTCCAGCGCTGGCTAAAGCTTGCTCTGCGTCCTCATCAGAGTCAAGGTGCCCTAGCTTATATGCCTTCCCTGGTGCACCTCGAAGCTATCGATATTCAGCACCGCTTCCGGGCACTGCAGCAGCAAATGGTGGCTTATCTAAGAACCAGCCCTCCCTCGCTGACGGTAGTGTACTTACCCAGTAGCCTGTTTCGCTCACCCCTACACGCTTTTATTCCAAAGTAA
- a CDS encoding cytochrome — MGKILIGVMGPGEQATALQIATAYELGKGLARQGWAVLTGGRGVGVMDAACRGAKEVGGMTVGILPTSDRCTLSEAVDIPIFTDLGNARNNVNVLSSRVVIACGMGAGTASEVALAIKAAKPVILMQVEPGIRDFFQQLTSQPIDRAETVEAAIEKIYHCLAAE; from the coding sequence ATGGGCAAGATTTTGATCGGCGTTATGGGGCCTGGGGAGCAGGCTACGGCCCTACAGATCGCCACTGCCTATGAACTGGGAAAAGGGCTGGCCCGCCAGGGATGGGCCGTTTTGACGGGAGGGCGCGGGGTAGGGGTGATGGATGCGGCCTGCCGAGGAGCCAAAGAGGTAGGGGGAATGACGGTGGGCATCTTACCGACAAGCGATCGCTGCACTTTGTCAGAAGCTGTAGATATTCCCATCTTTACTGACCTGGGGAACGCCCGGAATAATGTGAACGTGCTTTCTAGCCGAGTTGTGATTGCCTGCGGCATGGGAGCCGGGACTGCATCTGAGGTAGCCCTAGCGATCAAGGCCGCAAAGCCCGTAATTCTAATGCAGGTGGAGCCTGGTATCAGAGACTTCTTTCAGCAACTAACCTCGCAGCCCATTGATAGAGCTGAGACGGTCGAAGCCGCAATTGAAAAAATCTACCACTGCTTAGCGGCTGAGTAA
- a CDS encoding DUF6816 family protein yields MVRSLLKLIQRRLFWLSLLLLVWLLCSGQAQAGPLSERLAQFPDWSSKPPVETAQGDLAYPTWMAGTWRMTTTLVDLAAPLAPEITTPGFEGNQAFLNQIVECQVRFVPAISKVLPLKPAAEIVSDRAFNGLSLARAYLGEGAVKLVKVDPQNPNRQVTILQRDRIRGESSVRTLESTVKERATEAPAADTFVTSEVFQQVFRGAAQPYLNEVETTTAYRQLAGNAPAIEADQVTAIYLSPQDPDYFKAIDKPVALYRYRLEFFPTAEG; encoded by the coding sequence ATGGTGCGATCGCTTCTAAAACTGATCCAACGCCGTTTGTTTTGGCTCTCGCTGCTGCTGTTGGTGTGGCTGTTGTGCAGCGGGCAGGCTCAGGCTGGGCCTCTGAGCGAGCGGCTAGCGCAATTTCCTGACTGGTCGAGCAAGCCTCCAGTGGAGACGGCTCAGGGTGATCTCGCCTACCCAACGTGGATGGCGGGCACCTGGCGCATGACCACAACGCTGGTCGATCTGGCAGCTCCTCTGGCCCCTGAGATTACAACACCAGGATTTGAGGGTAATCAAGCCTTTCTAAACCAGATTGTTGAGTGTCAGGTGCGCTTTGTGCCCGCTATTAGCAAAGTGTTACCTCTCAAGCCAGCGGCTGAGATTGTCTCGGATCGGGCTTTTAATGGACTGAGCTTAGCTAGAGCTTACCTGGGAGAGGGCGCGGTTAAATTAGTCAAGGTTGATCCGCAGAACCCAAACCGACAGGTGACGATTTTGCAGCGAGATCGCATCCGAGGTGAGTCCTCTGTGCGCACGCTGGAGTCTACCGTCAAAGAGCGGGCTACTGAGGCTCCGGCGGCAGATACTTTCGTCACCAGCGAGGTGTTTCAGCAGGTGTTTCGAGGAGCGGCTCAGCCTTACTTGAATGAGGTTGAGACGACTACGGCCTATCGACAGCTGGCGGGCAACGCTCCAGCTATCGAGGCTGACCAGGTAACGGCGATTTACCTGTCGCCTCAAGATCCTGATTATTTCAAGGCGATTGATAAACCCGTGGCGCTATACCGCTATCGGCTAGAGTTTTTTCCCACCGCTGAGGGTTAA
- a CDS encoding Rieske 2Fe-2S domain-containing protein produces MTLTQNVIAPPSSAVPEALPAGGPDPNRFDPLEAWYPVHYVEDLDKSRPTRFTLLERDIVIWWDPKGEAWRVFEDKCPHRLAPLSEGRINEAGLLECPYHGWAFSGSGACEHIPQQSAAVQASLSARACVGSMPTAVRQGLLFVYPGKAENAPQVPVPIIDPIEEDPDGWVMLNTFRDLPYDALTLIENVIDASHIPYTHHKTVGKRENAAAMEMDVLESGKQGFRGIWPEGPRKGKLGTQHTAFIAPALMYHDLTSKQFGRTLTVVYATPIRKGECRLFARFPFKFSSKLPGFFIKLTPRWFSHIGNNGVLEDDQIFLHIQERLLEQAGEKPYAQVCYLPTQADRYVLELRKWVSGFSADPFPGQPLPPELTKKEELLDRYHSHTQHCGSCRKALKRIQQIRAGALGTGAIALSLFPLLTALIGQPSLLTGTLYTLIPLSAAGLWAYLGRLQRQFYEGREVPPRNLLS; encoded by the coding sequence ATGACGCTTACCCAAAATGTGATCGCACCTCCATCCTCGGCTGTGCCGGAGGCTCTACCCGCAGGTGGCCCCGATCCTAACCGCTTCGACCCACTCGAAGCCTGGTATCCCGTCCATTATGTCGAGGATTTAGACAAAAGCCGACCCACTCGCTTCACTCTGCTGGAACGAGACATTGTGATCTGGTGGGATCCAAAGGGTGAAGCCTGGCGCGTCTTTGAAGACAAATGCCCGCATCGTCTAGCGCCCCTATCCGAAGGGCGAATCAACGAGGCAGGCCTGCTAGAGTGCCCGTACCACGGCTGGGCTTTTTCCGGCAGCGGAGCCTGTGAGCACATTCCCCAACAGTCAGCGGCGGTGCAGGCCAGTCTATCTGCCCGTGCCTGTGTTGGATCTATGCCAACTGCTGTGCGTCAGGGGTTGCTGTTTGTCTACCCCGGTAAAGCCGAAAATGCACCCCAGGTGCCCGTTCCCATCATTGACCCGATCGAGGAAGACCCTGATGGTTGGGTCATGCTCAATACCTTTCGCGATCTGCCCTACGATGCTCTCACGCTGATCGAAAACGTCATCGACGCCAGCCACATTCCCTACACCCACCACAAAACGGTTGGTAAGCGGGAAAACGCTGCCGCAATGGAAATGGACGTTTTAGAGTCAGGCAAGCAGGGCTTTCGGGGTATCTGGCCAGAAGGGCCGCGCAAAGGCAAGCTGGGCACTCAACACACGGCTTTTATTGCCCCGGCTTTGATGTACCACGATCTCACCTCCAAGCAGTTTGGCCGCACCCTCACCGTCGTCTACGCCACCCCCATCCGCAAAGGCGAATGCCGCCTATTTGCCCGCTTTCCCTTCAAGTTTTCCTCTAAGCTGCCGGGCTTCTTCATTAAGCTCACGCCTCGCTGGTTCAGCCACATTGGCAACAATGGCGTGTTAGAAGACGACCAGATCTTCCTCCATATTCAAGAGCGCTTGCTAGAACAAGCAGGTGAAAAGCCCTACGCCCAAGTCTGCTATCTGCCGACTCAGGCCGATCGCTATGTGCTGGAGCTGCGCAAATGGGTCAGTGGGTTCAGCGCCGATCCCTTCCCAGGGCAGCCTTTGCCACCAGAACTGACTAAGAAGGAAGAACTGCTGGATCGCTACCACTCTCATACTCAGCACTGTGGCAGCTGTCGCAAAGCGCTTAAGCGAATTCAGCAAATTCGAGCTGGGGCACTGGGAACGGGTGCGATCGCACTCTCCCTATTTCCCCTCCTGACGGCCCTAATTGGTCAACCCTCCCTGCTCACGGGCACTTTGTATACCCTGATCCCCTTATCTGCGGCAGGGCTGTGGGCCTATCTGGGCCGACTACAGCGCCAATTCTACGAAGGCCGCGAAGTCCCACCTCGAAACCTGCTGTCATAG
- a CDS encoding SRPBCC domain-containing protein, which yields MYGCGCASFGLSFRIPTSVSPMPSFYAEIDINAPRFEVWDALIHKNEWHRWNTFLFDVDPRRPFRQGHAVLLSLRRLEDEDENEFQPTITLIQPERCLRWISKVPGLKTEHVFELEDIGPNRTKYIHRERISGLLSRLFLPFIRNDEKQGLRRMAHQLKYYVEDRYYRQW from the coding sequence ATGTACGGTTGCGGTTGCGCCAGTTTCGGCCTGTCATTTCGCATCCCTACCTCAGTCAGTCCGATGCCCAGCTTCTATGCCGAAATTGATATCAATGCTCCCCGCTTCGAGGTCTGGGATGCCTTGATTCACAAGAATGAATGGCATCGCTGGAATACTTTTTTATTCGACGTTGACCCTAGGCGACCCTTCCGGCAGGGCCATGCAGTGTTGCTCTCTCTACGGCGACTAGAGGACGAAGACGAAAACGAGTTTCAGCCCACAATTACCCTAATTCAGCCGGAACGCTGCTTGCGCTGGATTTCCAAAGTCCCTGGCCTCAAAACCGAGCATGTCTTTGAGCTAGAGGATATCGGCCCTAACCGCACCAAATACATCCACCGTGAGCGCATTTCGGGCCTGCTATCGCGACTGTTTTTGCCCTTCATTCGCAACGACGAAAAACAGGGGCTCCGCCGCATGGCCCACCAGCTCAAGTACTACGTCGAAGACCGCTACTATCGCCAGTGGTGA
- a CDS encoding methylated-DNA--[protein]-cysteine S-methyltransferase yields MVHQLELIPQSSNDYDRIAQAIAFIRQHHRQQPDLATIAQHVHLSEHHFQRLFTRWAGISPKRFVQYLTVEYAKSTIAHSKSLLDVTLAAGLSSPGRLHDLFVNVEGMSPGEYKAGGAGLEIYYGLHSTPFGTALIALTERGICSLKFLEDFDRSIGEQQLRQEWPKASLVEDLAGTQAACDRIFSPTPPSSPTPPPPLTVLLKGTNFQLQVWRALLSIPTGHLATYQAIATAIGRPTAARAVGTAIGSNTIAYLIPCHRVLRESGELGGYRWGCDRKAAILGWEASRQNLQSD; encoded by the coding sequence ATGGTTCACCAACTTGAATTGATCCCCCAGAGTTCAAACGACTATGATCGCATTGCCCAAGCGATCGCATTTATTCGGCAGCACCACCGGCAGCAGCCCGATCTCGCCACCATTGCCCAGCACGTTCACCTGAGCGAGCACCATTTCCAGCGGCTATTTACTCGCTGGGCAGGCATCAGCCCCAAGCGATTTGTGCAGTACCTCACAGTTGAGTATGCCAAATCAACCATCGCCCACTCCAAAAGCCTGCTAGACGTCACGCTAGCAGCGGGCCTCTCTAGCCCCGGACGGCTCCATGACCTCTTTGTCAACGTGGAAGGCATGTCACCGGGAGAATACAAAGCTGGCGGAGCAGGGCTAGAAATCTACTACGGCCTCCACAGCACTCCCTTTGGCACTGCTTTAATCGCCCTTACCGAACGCGGCATTTGCAGCCTAAAGTTTTTAGAAGACTTTGATAGATCCATAGGAGAGCAGCAACTCAGGCAGGAGTGGCCTAAAGCTAGCCTGGTTGAAGATCTGGCAGGAACGCAGGCAGCCTGCGATCGCATCTTCTCCCCAACGCCCCCATCTTCCCCAACGCCCCCACCTCCCCTAACCGTCCTACTCAAAGGCACCAACTTCCAGCTCCAAGTCTGGCGTGCCCTGCTGAGCATTCCAACCGGCCACCTCGCCACTTACCAAGCCATCGCCACCGCCATCGGCCGCCCCACTGCCGCCCGCGCTGTCGGCACCGCCATCGGCAGCAATACCATTGCCTACCTCATTCCCTGCCATCGGGTGCTTCGAGAATCGGGAGAACTGGGCGGGTATCGCTGGGGCTGCGATCGCAAAGCCGCCATCCTCGGCTGGGAAGCGAGTCGCCAGAATCTCCAATCGGATTAA
- a CDS encoding pentapeptide repeat-containing protein codes for MESHPPEEQSPRTIVRMTGDELLQRYAAGERDFRAIDLSAADLAGQDLSAANFRQANLSKARLEGAVLFGSNFREATLVGTNFNRANLKLANLIGANLTDATLIEANLTEAGMRGASLIRTDLSRATLREANLNEGNFDGTNLQDAILTEASLSRAKMIRVNLTNASLEQANLTSALMNGSVLQGANLAGASLNGATLEGADLRGVDLSRAKLMGANMVQVNLAKANLRGANLSWSSLRGANLRGATLYRTKLNWSNLSGADLSEAVMMNAHVEYTNLRHADLTGAVLPEGLTLE; via the coding sequence TTGGAAAGCCACCCGCCAGAAGAGCAGTCCCCTCGCACCATAGTCAGGATGACTGGAGATGAACTCCTGCAGCGCTACGCTGCAGGCGAAAGGGATTTTCGAGCGATTGATCTGAGCGCCGCTGACCTGGCTGGACAAGATCTCAGTGCGGCTAATTTTCGGCAGGCCAACCTGAGCAAGGCCCGGCTTGAGGGCGCAGTTTTGTTTGGGAGCAATTTCCGAGAAGCAACCCTGGTTGGGACTAACTTTAACCGGGCTAACTTGAAGCTCGCTAATTTAATCGGAGCCAACTTAACCGATGCCACATTAATCGAAGCCAACCTGACTGAGGCAGGTATGCGAGGGGCCAGCCTGATTCGAACAGACCTGAGCCGCGCTACCTTACGAGAGGCGAATCTAAACGAGGGCAACTTCGATGGCACAAATCTACAGGATGCCATCTTGACAGAGGCCAGTCTCAGCCGGGCCAAAATGATCCGGGTTAATCTGACCAATGCGAGCCTGGAGCAGGCCAATCTAACCAGTGCGCTAATGAATGGGTCTGTGCTGCAGGGAGCGAATCTAGCAGGGGCCTCGCTGAATGGGGCAACTCTAGAGGGCGCTGATTTGCGAGGGGTAGATCTGAGCCGGGCCAAGCTCATGGGGGCCAACATGGTCCAGGTTAATTTAGCCAAAGCTAACCTGCGGGGAGCTAATTTGAGCTGGAGTTCTCTGCGGGGGGCAAACCTGCGGGGAGCAACCCTTTATCGCACAAAGCTGAACTGGTCCAACCTTAGTGGCGCAGATTTGAGCGAGGCGGTCATGATGAATGCTCACGTTGAGTACACCAATTTGCGTCATGCGGATTTGACGGGTGCGGTCTTGCCAGAAGGCCTTACCTTGGAATAA
- a CDS encoding NAD-dependent malic enzyme, which yields MVNLTPNSSYSLTLRLKIPNQAGMLATVAQAIGEAGGVLGDLDVVSRSRKSLVRDVNVDASSEEHAEGIVNAVRAINAVEVLEVCDRTFKIHEGGKISVESKLNLTNQDDLAMAYTPGVGRVCVDIAQNPDRVYDLTIKCNTIAIVTDGSAVLGLGNLGPAGALPVMEGKALLFKKFAGLDAFPVCLDTQDTDEIVETVKRIAPVFGGVNLEDISAPRCFEIEARLRRELDIPVFHDDQHGTAIVTLAALVNALKLVNKAMASIKIVINGAGAAGVAIARLLQKAGASNIILCDSKGILSHERADLNDQKREFAVEQSGTLADAMQGADIFLGVSAPGVVSVEMVKSMAADAIVFAMANPIPEIQPELINDIAAVVATGRSDYSNQINNVLAFPGVLRGALDCRAQAITTAMYLEAAYAIASLVGPDDLDEEHIIPSVFDERVASAVAAAVKHAARVDGVARK from the coding sequence ATGGTCAACCTCACTCCCAACTCCAGCTACAGCCTCACCCTTCGCCTCAAAATTCCTAATCAGGCCGGAATGCTGGCCACGGTCGCCCAAGCAATTGGCGAAGCCGGAGGCGTTTTAGGAGACTTGGATGTGGTCAGCCGCAGCCGCAAGTCTCTGGTTCGCGATGTCAATGTCGATGCCTCTAGCGAAGAGCACGCTGAGGGCATTGTTAATGCGGTTCGCGCCATTAATGCGGTTGAGGTATTGGAGGTGTGCGATCGCACCTTCAAAATCCACGAAGGCGGCAAAATTAGCGTTGAGAGCAAGCTGAATCTAACCAATCAGGACGACCTAGCGATGGCCTATACCCCAGGAGTCGGTCGGGTCTGTGTAGACATCGCCCAAAACCCAGACCGGGTATATGACTTGACGATCAAGTGCAACACCATCGCCATTGTCACCGACGGCAGTGCGGTGCTGGGCCTCGGTAACCTCGGCCCGGCTGGAGCCTTGCCCGTGATGGAGGGCAAAGCGCTGCTATTTAAGAAGTTTGCTGGACTTGATGCCTTTCCGGTCTGTCTCGATACCCAGGATACTGACGAGATCGTGGAGACGGTCAAGCGCATCGCTCCCGTTTTTGGCGGCGTCAACCTAGAGGACATCAGCGCTCCCCGCTGCTTTGAGATCGAGGCCCGGCTGCGGCGCGAACTAGATATTCCGGTCTTCCACGATGACCAGCACGGCACTGCCATTGTCACCCTAGCGGCTCTAGTCAATGCCTTGAAGCTGGTCAACAAAGCCATGGCCAGCATCAAAATTGTGATCAACGGAGCCGGGGCGGCGGGAGTTGCGATCGCGCGTCTGCTGCAAAAAGCTGGGGCCAGCAACATCATCTTGTGCGACTCCAAAGGCATCCTCTCCCACGAGCGAGCCGACCTGAACGACCAGAAGCGGGAGTTTGCCGTTGAGCAGTCGGGCACCTTAGCCGATGCTATGCAGGGCGCAGACATCTTTCTGGGCGTTAGCGCCCCTGGCGTTGTGAGCGTAGAAATGGTCAAGTCCATGGCCGCAGACGCCATCGTTTTTGCTATGGCTAACCCCATTCCAGAAATCCAGCCTGAGCTAATAAACGATATTGCAGCGGTCGTAGCAACCGGTCGCAGCGACTATTCCAACCAGATCAACAACGTGCTGGCCTTTCCCGGTGTGTTGCGGGGGGCGCTCGACTGCCGCGCCCAGGCGATCACGACTGCCATGTATCTAGAGGCGGCCTATGCGATCGCATCTCTGGTCGGCCCCGACGACCTCGATGAAGAGCATATTATTCCCTCCGTCTTTGATGAACGGGTCGCCAGCGCGGTTGCAGCCGCTGTTAAACATGCTGCCCGCGTTGATGGCGTAGCCCGGAAATAG
- the ilvD gene encoding dihydroxy-acid dehydratase — MPDNRRSQVITQGVQRTPNRAMLRAVGFGDSDFTKPIVGVANGFSTITPCNMGIDGLAKRAESGVRQAGGMPQLFGTITISDGISMGTEGMKYSLVSREVIADSIETVCNGQSLDGVLAIGGCDKNMPGAMIAFARLNIPAIFVYGGTIKPGHYAGKDLTVVSAFEAVGEYSAGKIADETLLAVERNACPGAGSCGGMYTANTMSSAFEAMGMSLMYSSTMAAEDAEKADSAENSAIVLIEAIRQQILPSQILTRQAFENAISVIMAVGGSTNSVLHLLAIANAIGVPLTIDDFETIRRRVPVLCDLKPSGRYVATDLHTAGGIPQVMKMLLVNGLLHGDALTITGQTIEEVLADIPAEPRSDQDVIRPFDKPMYAQGHLGILKGNLAEEGAVAKLTGIKNRRITGPARVFDSEEECLDAILAKQVVAGDVVVVRYEGPKGGPGMREMLAPTSALIGAGLGDAVGLITDGRFSGGTYGMVVGHVAPEAAVGGTIALVQEGDSITIDADANLLQLNLPAEDLEKRRAAWTPRPPRYTRGILGKYAKLVSSSSQGAVTDMNLF; from the coding sequence ATGCCGGATAACCGTAGAAGCCAGGTCATTACTCAGGGGGTTCAACGCACTCCCAACCGCGCTATGCTCCGGGCTGTGGGTTTTGGCGACAGCGATTTCACGAAACCCATTGTTGGCGTGGCTAATGGGTTTAGTACGATCACGCCCTGCAATATGGGGATCGATGGCCTCGCCAAACGAGCGGAATCGGGGGTGCGACAGGCAGGAGGCATGCCGCAGCTGTTTGGCACTATTACCATCAGTGACGGGATTTCGATGGGTACTGAGGGCATGAAGTATTCCCTGGTGTCGCGAGAAGTGATTGCTGACTCGATTGAGACCGTCTGCAATGGTCAGAGCCTGGACGGCGTGTTAGCCATTGGTGGCTGCGACAAAAATATGCCCGGTGCCATGATTGCCTTCGCCCGGTTAAACATTCCAGCCATTTTTGTCTATGGTGGCACTATTAAGCCAGGGCACTACGCTGGCAAAGACCTGACAGTAGTATCGGCCTTTGAAGCCGTGGGAGAATATAGCGCTGGCAAAATTGCTGACGAAACCCTGCTAGCAGTCGAGCGCAATGCCTGCCCAGGAGCCGGCTCCTGCGGTGGTATGTACACGGCTAACACGATGTCTTCGGCCTTTGAGGCAATGGGCATGAGCCTGATGTACTCTTCGACGATGGCGGCTGAAGATGCAGAGAAGGCCGACAGTGCTGAGAATTCGGCAATTGTGCTGATAGAGGCTATTCGCCAGCAAATCTTGCCTAGCCAAATCTTGACTCGGCAGGCTTTTGAGAACGCGATCTCCGTCATTATGGCGGTGGGGGGTTCTACCAACTCCGTGCTGCACCTGCTAGCCATTGCCAATGCCATCGGCGTGCCCCTGACGATCGACGATTTTGAGACGATTCGTCGCCGAGTGCCAGTGCTCTGTGACTTGAAACCGTCTGGTCGCTATGTCGCAACGGATTTGCACACAGCGGGCGGCATTCCCCAGGTGATGAAGATGCTGCTGGTCAACGGGCTGCTGCATGGCGATGCCCTAACCATTACCGGCCAGACGATTGAAGAAGTGCTGGCAGATATTCCGGCTGAGCCTCGGTCTGATCAGGACGTGATTCGGCCCTTTGACAAGCCAATGTATGCCCAGGGGCACCTCGGCATTCTCAAGGGCAACCTAGCGGAGGAAGGGGCCGTCGCTAAGCTGACGGGAATTAAAAATCGCCGCATTACTGGACCTGCGCGGGTTTTTGACTCCGAGGAAGAGTGTCTAGATGCAATCTTGGCCAAGCAGGTTGTTGCCGGGGATGTGGTGGTCGTGCGCTACGAAGGCCCTAAGGGGGGGCCAGGTATGCGGGAAATGCTGGCCCCCACGTCGGCCTTGATTGGGGCAGGTCTGGGTGATGCAGTGGGTCTGATTACCGATGGGCGCTTTTCTGGCGGTACTTATGGGATGGTAGTGGGCCACGTTGCGCCAGAAGCTGCTGTGGGCGGCACGATCGCTCTTGTTCAAGAGGGCGACTCGATTACGATTGATGCGGATGCTAACCTGCTGCAGCTCAATCTTCCTGCCGAAGATTTGGAGAAGCGCCGCGCCGCCTGGACCCCGCGCCCGCCGCGCTATACCCGGGGCATCTTGGGTAAATACGCCAAGCTAGTGTCGTCTAGCAGCCAGGGGGCAGTCACTGATATGAACCTGTTCTAA